From a single Mycosarcoma maydis chromosome 2, whole genome shotgun sequence genomic region:
- a CDS encoding uncharacterized protein (related to YEA4 - uridine diphosphate-N-acetylglucosamine transporter), with amino-acid sequence MPISPQPTRVDIRRRSTMRKTESNGPTISSTTSTASAILSTTAPEWLLILSLIFGGCCSNAYTLELATRQLPSAGTLITFAQFLVTTLSSLPYFVRFSRHFPFVGFKPRAVPLYRWIVQVAFYLSTSLLNNMAFAYDVPMPVHIVFRSGGLVINMILGWLVQKREYTKLQVASVVLVTLGVVSSTLYSTSTKAVADVGAATPDAGEYLTGVLLLFSALVLTGLMGLWQEQTFKLYGNQNWRESMFYSHLLSLPMFALRPESLIRDIKHANATTPWWFGFGPPTHLPSTKMPTSNLMNRFIALIAPSTLSTAHRHDSTRERIFNLSHIPPFSHLQPYLPSNTGLWIPSFYPPLLLNVATQLLCINGVNRLTSKVSSLSVTLVLVLRKAVSLLVSVMLVERSTGSLGLWCGAAAVLAGTIGYSVSKPAKLASERAQNKNKTQ; translated from the coding sequence ATGCCGATATCTCCGCAGCCCACGCGCGTCGACATACGCCGTCGCTCCACGATGAGAAAGACCGAATCCAACGGTCCCAccatctcttccaccacctctACCGCATCCGCCATCCTCTCCACTACGGCGCCAGAATGGCTGCTCATCCTCAGCCTCATCTtcggtggctgctgctccaacGCCTACACACTCGAACTCGCTACTCGCCAACTCCCCTCGGCTGGAACACTCATAACGTTCGCCCAATTCCTCGTAACCACTCTTTCCTCTTTACCCTACTTTGTTCGCTTCTCTCGGCATTTCCCATTCGTCGGCTTTAAACCACGAGCAGTGCCGCTATACAGGTGGATCGTTCAAGTCGCTTTTTACTTGAGCACGAGCTTGTTGAACAACATGGCGTTTGCGTACGACGTACCTATGCCGGTCCATATCGTCTTTCGATCCGGTGGATTGGTGATCAACATGATCCTGGGATGGTTGGTACAGAAGAGAGAGTACACAAAATTGCAGGTGGCTTCTGTCGTGTTGGTCACGCTGGGAGTAGTGAGCAGTACACTCTAttccaccagcaccaaAGCCGTTGCAGACGTTGGCGCGGCGACACCGGATGCAGGCGAGTACCTGACCGGTGTCTTGTTGCTCTTCTCCGCGCTCGTGCTGACAGGACTAATGGGGCTGTGGCAGGAACAAACTTTCAAGCTGTACGGGAATCAGAATTGGAGGGAATCCATGTTTTACTCTCACCTACTTTCGCTGCCCATGTTCGCACTCAGGCCAGAGAGCTTGATTAGAGACATAAAACACGCCAACGCTACTACGCCTTGGTGGTTTGGTTTCGGCCCACCTACACATCTCCCCTCGACCAAGATGCCAACTTCCAACCTCATGAACCGATTCATCGCCCTCATCGCTCCATCCACTCTCTCCACCGCCCATCGTCACGATTCAACCCGAGAACGAATCTTCAACCTCTCCCACATCCCCCCCTTCTCACACCTCCAACCGTACCTACCATCAAACACAGGGCTGTGGATACCCAGCTTCTACCCACCTCTGCTTCTCAATGTCGCCACCCAACTGCTTTGCATCAACGGCGTCAATCGGCTCACCTCAAAAGTCAGCAGTCTCTCAGTTacgctcgtgctcgtgctcagAAAGGCGGTTAGCCTCCTGGTCAGCGTCATGCTCGTTGAAAGGTCGACCGGCTCCTTAGGGCTCTGgtgcggtgctgctgcagtgcTGGCCGGTACGATCGGCTATTCCGTTTCCAAACCGGCCAAGCTTGCGTCGGAAAGAGCACAaaacaagaacaagacaCAATAG